The segment TTGAGCGAGGAGATCGCATCTGCCTGTTAGGAGCCAATGGGGCGGGCAAAAGCACCATGCTCCGTATTCTCGCCGGGGAGTCCAAGCCGGACCTGGGTAAAGTCATCCAGCCCCCCGGGACCCGCGTCAGCCGGCTCCCCCAGCAAGTCCCGCTCCACCTGACCGGACGGGTCCTTGACATTGTCTGCCCTGATCCCGACGCACTGGATAATCATCGTGACGCGCTGGAAGCCGAACAGATCCTGACCCGCCTGCAAGTGGATCCCGAGGTCCATTTCGAAACCCTTTCCGGGGGAACCCGCCGCCGTGTGCTCCTCGCCCGCACCCTCCTGGGCAAACCCGACGTCGTGCTTCTGGATGAACCGACCAATCATCTGGACCTGGATTCCATTGCCTGGCTGGAAGGGTACCTTCTGCGCCACTGCCGGACGTTCCTCTTCATCACCCATGACCGGGCCTTCCTGCGGCGCATCGCCTCACGTGTGGTTGAACTTGATCGTGGCCATCTCGTTGACTGGCGCTGTGACTATGACACGTTCCTGAAACGTAAGGAGGAGACCCTCCAGGCGGAAGCCCTGTTATGGGAGCGTACTGACAAGCGGCTGGAGAAGGAAGAAGCCTGGCGCCGCCGAGGCGTAAAGGCACGTACGGTCCGTAATCAGGGCCGGGTCCGGGCCCTGGAAGCGTTGCGCACGGAACGCCGCCAGCGACGCGAGCGGACCGGCGCCGTTCAGATGGCGATTCAGGAAGCAGACCGGACAGGCCAGATTGTCCTGAAGGCCGAGTCCGTTGTCTTCGGCTATGACAACCGTGCCCTGATCCATGATTTCACGGAGGTCATTACCCGCGGCGACCGGATCGGGATTCTCGGCCCCAATGGATGCGGCAAGACGACCTTGCTTCGCCTGTTGCTTGAACCCAGCGGCACCGGACTCACGCCGCTCTCCGGCAAAATTGCACATGGCACCAACCTGCAAATCGCCTATTCCGACCAGCTTCGCGCCCAATTGGATGAAACCCAGTCACTGGCCGAAAACATTGCCCAGGGCAAGGAATTCATCATGATGCAGGGCGTCAAACGCCATGTCATGGGGTATCTTGAGGACTTCCTGTTCACCCCCGACCGGGCGCGACAGCCGGTATCCGTCCTGTCGGGCGGGGAACGTAACCGGCTTTTGCTGGCACGTCTGTTTGCGCAACCCTCCAATGTGCTGGTCCTGGATGAGCCCACCAATGATCTGGATCTCGACACGCTGGAGTTGCTTGAAGAACAACTGGCCGCCTATACCGGAACCGTTCTCATCGTCAGCCATGACCGTTCCTTTTTAAATAATGTGGTCACGAGTGTACTGGCTTTCGAAAAACATCCACCGGGCCGGAATGATATCTGGCTGAAGCCGGATGACGGCTGGTTTGTTAACGAATACGTGGGCGGGTATGATGACTGGGCCGCCAAGCGCCTGCTCCCGCCTGAAGCTGAGCCGGCCGCCAAACCGGGGCCCCTTAAGACAGAGCCCATGGCCCAGCGCAAACTGACCTTCCGCGAGCGCAAGGAACTGGATGAATTGCCCGGGAAAATCGAAGCCATGGAGGAAGAACAGACCCAATGGCATGCCTGTCTGGCTGATCCGGCTTTTTTCAGAAAGCCAAAAGCAGAAATCACCAAGGTCACAGAACGCTCCGAAGCCCTGGCCACCGCCCTTCAGACCGCCTATCGCCAATGGGAGAAGCTGGAAGCGATTGCCAACCCTACTTCAACATCTGCGCCACCCGGTCCGTGATGCCGTTAAGTTCCCGGGTCAATTTGGCCCGTTCCTGATCAATTTCCACCCGCTTCCAGTTGGCCAGTGAGGCGGCATAGTCCCGATTCAGCTGCTGGAAGCGTTTTTCAATCTCCGCGGCCCGGGTATTGAGCGCAAGCAACTCCTTGACCTGCCCGTTTTCCTGCGAGGCTACATCAAGTTCTTTCCTTGCTTTTGACACTGGGGTACTGACATCAATCCCGGGGTATTGTTTCTGAAAATCCTCCCAATAGGCCAATTGGACACCGGGCGGGGAGTTGGTAAAGGTTTTGTCCGAGAGCATCTTCTCAAGCTGGGCCTTGCCGGCCGCCGCCACCCGGATCCGTTCCGCCTCCGCCCGCTGGCGCATGTCCGCTTCCTCTTTTTCCCGCGCGGCCATCTTCTCTTTTGCCTCTTCAGCGGTAACCAGAAAGGCCCGTGTGACCCGGCCCGTCATGAAATCCACGGTCCCGCGGTCATAGTAATACGTCGTCCGCTGCCCCCCCTTGACCTGCCCTTTAGGTGGCCCCAGCTTCTGAATCACCTGCTCAAACGAATCGCCTTTTACCGCCACCGGCGAGGAGTCAGCTCCGAACGCATCGGTCAGCAACAGGACAGCGGACAACGCTAACACAGAGGCGACACTATTCATTCTGGCTCCTGATTCCCGACTTCTGAATTCTTCCCCGCTTACCCCAACTGGGCAAGGACCACCTGATTGACAAGTTTACCGTCGGAACGGCCCTTGACCTTTGGCATCAGCGCCTGCATCACCTTGCCAAGGTCTTTCTTCCCGCTGGCACCGGTCTCGGCGATGATCGCTTTCACCAAGGCTTCAATTTCAGGCTGTCCCAGCTGCTGGGGCTGATACTTACGGAACCATTCGATCTCCTGCTGTTCCTTATCCGCCAGATCCTGGCGGGCGGCGGCCTTAAACTGCTCCACCGAGTCCTGCCGCTGTTTAATCGCCTTGGCCACGATGGTGGCCACCGTCTCATCCGACGGTTCCTTTCCCACATTCACCGTCGCATCCTTCACCTGGGAGTGCAACATCCGTAACGCCGATAACAGCCCCTGATTTTGCGACTTCATCGCCGTTTTAATATCCGCCAACAATGCATCCAACAAAGGTGAGCCCATATTATTCCTTCTTTCCCATTTCACATCTCACATCTGACATCTCACGTTTCACATCTACTGGTAACACACCGCCAACCAGACGGTATCCTCATCCGGCGCGGTCCATTCCACCCGGTGCCGTTCATGGGCCTTGATATTGATCCAGTCCCCGGGCTCCATGACCATCGGTTCAGGGTGCCCTTCGAACTTGAGGCAGGCCCGGCCCTTGATCAACACCAGAAACTCATGATCATCCTGATCATACCAGAAACCGTCCGGCGAGGAGTGGCCCCGGGACACAATCCGTTCAACCCACATCCCCCCCGACTGACAAATGACTTCAATAAATTCTTCAGGCAGGGCATGCGGGATGTTCTTCAATAAATTCTTCTTCATATTCAACACATTTTCTCTGGCACGCTCACCCAACCGCTTCATCCATATAGCGGATAGACATCGCCAGGGGCCGTTTCTTGGGGCCAGCCGAGATCCGGGCGGGGTAACCCACGGGGATCACCGCCATAAATTCACCTTCCGGCTCTGCGAGGAACGTCAGCACCTCATGCTTGATCAGGTACAAAATACCGAGCCATACGGTTCCCATCCCGACCGAGGTGGCGGCCAGCAGTAAATTCTGAACCGCCGCCGCAGAACTCTGAATCTCCATGGTCCTGAAGAAATCGACTTCCTCGGGCCGCTTGACCTGGAACAAATCCGAGCCATGCCGGATGAGTTCCCCGGTGTTCGCCACCGCGATCACCACCGGGGCACTGAGAATCGTGCGTGAAGCCATCCGGAGCAAGGCGCAGGAGGGCCGCGGGAACGCGCCTGCATGGCTATTCACCAAATCAGCCAGCGCGGCCTTTTTGGCATCGCGCAACACGATGAAACGCCAGGATTGCTGGTTATGGGCCGAAGGGGCCCTGTTCGCGGCCGCCAGAATGGTCAGCAGATGCATTTCAGGAACCGGCTGATCAGTAAACAGGCGGACGCTGCGCCGGTCGCGGATGGTCTGCAGCGTTTCGTTCTGCGTAATATCGGGGGTTGTGATCATCCTTACTCCTTCAACTGAGCGGCTGCAAAATCCCAGTTCACAAGCTTATCCAGAAAGGCGGTCACAAAATCCTTCCGGCGATTCTGATAGTCGAGATAATAGGCATGCTCCCAGACATCGCAACACAGCAACGCCTTCTGACCATGCGCCACCGGAGTATCGGCATTTGACGTCCGGATCACCTTCAGCCCCTCTCCCTCCACCACCAGCCAGACCCATCCGCTCCCGAACTGACCCACGGCCGCGGCCGTGAAGGCTTCCTGGAACTTCTCAAAGCTGCCAAACGACTTCACAATCATCTCCGCCAACACGCCCGAAGGCTTTCCCCCGCCGTTTGGCTTCATGCTGTTCCAGAAAAAGGTATGATTCCATATTTGCGCGGCATTATTGAAAATTGCAGGGCCATCCTTGTCCTTGGAGTTGGTGGTAACCTTAATGACCTCCACCAATGGCATCGACTCGAGTTCCGAGACCGCAATCAGTTTGTTCAAGGCGTCGGCATACCCTTTATGATGTTTGCCATAGTGAAAGCTCATGGTCCGCGCCGAAATGACCGGTTCCAAGGCGTTTTCAGCATAAGGAAGGGGGGGGACCTGAAAGGCACCAAACCCGTTGCAAGCCACCAGCATCCCGGCCACCACCGCACCTAATCCTCGATTTTTCATTCAGTCCTCCTCTGTTAATTGGGTTTAGCGAAACGGACTCAGAAAGGGTTAACATGGATGTACAGGATAAACAGGATCATTCAAAAAACAAAACCCCACCTCTGTATCCTGTAAATCCTGTATATCCATGTTGGATTCTCTTTTCTGCCTGCTAAAGGTATCTCCTTCAATGCTCCATTCTTAAGGGGCTCAGGCTTCGCGTGAGTAAATCTTGTTTTTATTCTTACTCAACAGACTACAGCAAGACCCATGACGAAAAAAGGGAAAAGCGGAGGAGTGCAGCACCAGGTGCTGATCACGGAACAGGATGGAAATCTTCAGGATGGCGAATCTGGGTTTTAACTTCTCCGGCGGCAGTCCGGATCCAGGTCGAGAAGCTCCGACTGCCTTCATCCAGTTCAATGACCCGCGCGCCACCAGCGGGGAGGCCATGATAACTGTAATCCCCGGTTTTTCGCCCGAAGGCGAGACAGATACTATGAAAGGAGGCCGCATAGTCATTGTTGTGATCATGACCGACAAAGGTGCCGAGGATCGATTTGGACTCCACCATCGCCGTAAACATCCCTGAATTCAGCTTGGGACAACTGACGTTCTCCTGCTTTTCACCCAGCACTTTACCAGCCGAAAGGGCCTCATTGTATTCAGGGAAAGGAATGTGAAAAAAAGCAAGAGACGGAAGCGGAGTTCCACCGTTGGCGTCGGTATTGATCTGGGCCTGGCGGCGGAACCACTCAATTTGACGAATGCTGAACCAGGCATAACCATCTGAACTGTTTTTGTCCGCGTAGTCACCCGAGTCCAGGCAGTAAAGGGCGGCCTTGACCTGTTGCGTCCCATGGGCCATGACCGGGAGAAGATAGTTCCCGCCTCCGCCCAACTCAGTTGGCCCGCACTTGGAAAGCGCAAAAGGCAGGGTTCCGATGAACGTGACAAGCTCATGCTGGGTCTTTCCGGAATATTCATAGTCATGATTTCCCATGACGACGGCCCAGGGGATTTTCCGATCCATTACCGGAGTGGCGAGTTTGCGCCAGGCTTCGAAGGGCTGCTCACGTGTGGTCACATTATCACCGGTAAACACGACCAGATCAGGTTTTTCCACATCCAGTACGCTGGAAATCGTCGCCACCACCCCTTCGGCCTTAGTGACGGTATCGGCAGGGTTTCCTTCCAGGAAGTGGGTGTCGGTGAATTGGACCACCTTGAATTTACCGTTCTGCGAAAATTTCAGTTCAGGCATGTTGGTTTCCTCCGCAAAAAGAGTGCCGGCCAAAAACATCACCGCCGCCATCGCGTAGAGGAATCCACGAGGATGATGACAGAGAATCAATCCGGTCTTTTTTCGAGCGAACTCCATTTGCGGAAAGAAGGTGCCATAAGATCGCCATAACCTCAAGCACGACATCGGTGCGGCAGCTTTTCCCGCAGGGGCCTCAGAGAATTTGGCCATCAGCCAACAGCCGCGCCTTGAGTTGCGGATAGGGAACCTCCTGCACGGAAGTGCCGGACTCAATGGCTATGCACGCGGCGGTGGCCGCCGACTGACCGAGCGTCATGAAGACCGGCTCCATGCGGATCGAACCGAAGGCCATATGCGAGGCGGAGAGGGCCCAGGGGACCAGTAAATTGGAACATTCAGACGCTTTAGGCACAATCGAACGGTAAGCGATGG is part of the bacterium genome and harbors:
- a CDS encoding ATP-binding cassette domain-containing protein — encoded protein: MALLSLKDVSVSYGGLPLLDNVEFHVERGDRICLLGANGAGKSTMLRILAGESKPDLGKVIQPPGTRVSRLPQQVPLHLTGRVLDIVCPDPDALDNHRDALEAEQILTRLQVDPEVHFETLSGGTRRRVLLARTLLGKPDVVLLDEPTNHLDLDSIAWLEGYLLRHCRTFLFITHDRAFLRRIASRVVELDRGHLVDWRCDYDTFLKRKEETLQAEALLWERTDKRLEKEEAWRRRGVKARTVRNQGRVRALEALRTERRQRRERTGAVQMAIQEADRTGQIVLKAESVVFGYDNRALIHDFTEVITRGDRIGILGPNGCGKTTLLRLLLEPSGTGLTPLSGKIAHGTNLQIAYSDQLRAQLDETQSLAENIAQGKEFIMMQGVKRHVMGYLEDFLFTPDRARQPVSVLSGGERNRLLLARLFAQPSNVLVLDEPTNDLDLDTLELLEEQLAAYTGTVLIVSHDRSFLNNVVTSVLAFEKHPPGRNDIWLKPDDGWFVNEYVGGYDDWAAKRLLPPEAEPAAKPGPLKTEPMAQRKLTFRERKELDELPGKIEAMEEEQTQWHACLADPAFFRKPKAEITKVTERSEALATALQTAYRQWEKLEAIANPTSTSAPPGP
- a CDS encoding cupin domain-containing protein; translated protein: MKKNLLKNIPHALPEEFIEVICQSGGMWVERIVSRGHSSPDGFWYDQDDHEFLVLIKGRACLKFEGHPEPMVMEPGDWINIKAHERHRVEWTAPDEDTVWLAVCYQ
- a CDS encoding metallophosphoesterase family protein, with protein sequence MEFARKKTGLILCHHPRGFLYAMAAVMFLAGTLFAEETNMPELKFSQNGKFKVVQFTDTHFLEGNPADTVTKAEGVVATISSVLDVEKPDLVVFTGDNVTTREQPFEAWRKLATPVMDRKIPWAVVMGNHDYEYSGKTQHELVTFIGTLPFALSKCGPTELGGGGNYLLPVMAHGTQQVKAALYCLDSGDYADKNSSDGYAWFSIRQIEWFRRQAQINTDANGGTPLPSLAFFHIPFPEYNEALSAGKVLGEKQENVSCPKLNSGMFTAMVESKSILGTFVGHDHNNDYAASFHSICLAFGRKTGDYSYHGLPAGGARVIELDEGSRSFSTWIRTAAGEVKTQIRHPEDFHPVP
- a CDS encoding nitroreductase family protein, which gives rise to MITTPDITQNETLQTIRDRRSVRLFTDQPVPEMHLLTILAAANRAPSAHNQQSWRFIVLRDAKKAALADLVNSHAGAFPRPSCALLRMASRTILSAPVVIAVANTGELIRHGSDLFQVKRPEEVDFFRTMEIQSSAAAVQNLLLAATSVGMGTVWLGILYLIKHEVLTFLAEPEGEFMAVIPVGYPARISAGPKKRPLAMSIRYMDEAVG
- a CDS encoding superoxide dismutase; amino-acid sequence: MLVACNGFGAFQVPPLPYAENALEPVISARTMSFHYGKHHKGYADALNKLIAVSELESMPLVEVIKVTTNSKDKDGPAIFNNAAQIWNHTFFWNSMKPNGGGKPSGVLAEMIVKSFGSFEKFQEAFTAAAVGQFGSGWVWLVVEGEGLKVIRTSNADTPVAHGQKALLCCDVWEHAYYLDYQNRRKDFVTAFLDKLVNWDFAAAQLKE
- a CDS encoding GatB/YqeY domain-containing protein; translation: MGSPLLDALLADIKTAMKSQNQGLLSALRMLHSQVKDATVNVGKEPSDETVATIVAKAIKQRQDSVEQFKAAARQDLADKEQQEIEWFRKYQPQQLGQPEIEALVKAIIAETGASGKKDLGKVMQALMPKVKGRSDGKLVNQVVLAQLG